From a single Nymphaea colorata isolate Beijing-Zhang1983 chromosome 4, ASM883128v2, whole genome shotgun sequence genomic region:
- the LOC116252981 gene encoding glutathione gamma-glutamylcysteinyltransferase 1-like produces MAMAGLYRRILPSPPAVEFASSEGKQLFSEALVNGTMEGFFKLISYFQTQSEPAYCGLASLAVVLNALGIDPGRKWKGPWRWFDESMFDCCEPLEKVKAEGITFGKVTCLARCAGAKVEAFRANQTSIDDFRKHVINCVSSEDCHLITSYHRGAFLQTGTGHFSPIGGYHPGKDMALILDVARFKYPPHWVPLPLLWEAMNTIDEATGHHRGFMLVSKLQRAPSLLYTLSCKHESWVGISTYLLDEVPRLLESEGINTVQKVLSVIFTFLPSNVGEFVKWIAEVRRQEEGAARLSDEEKGRLTIKEMVIKQIHETEMFACVQEWLSSESPCCRKALSILGCNNNLPQVAACVCCQGAELLTGWLGPANAFCCKESCVRSLNGEDSSTVISGKVVAGNSEQGVDVLVPTAQVKGQICCDSKQSDIIRTHPESSDVLTALLLALPPTTWIVLKENQVLKRISHLVSIENLPIILQEEVLHLRRQLLLLKRCKDNRLDEELGEPS; encoded by the exons ATGGCGATGGCAGGTCTGTACAGGCGCATCCTCCCTTCTCCTCCCGCCGTCGAGTTTGCTTCTTCGGAAGGAAAG CAACTCTTCTCCGAGGCCCTAGTGAATGGAACAATGGAAGGGTTTTTCAAGCTAATTTCTTACTTCCAGACACAGTCAGAGCCTGCTTACTGTGGTCTGGCGAGCCTTGCGGTTGTTCTGAATGCCCTTGGGATAGATCCTGGCAGAAAATGGAAAG GACCGTGGAGGTGGTTCGACGAATCCATGTTTGACTGCTGCGAGCCTCTGGAGAAGGTGAAGGCGGAAGGTATAACGTTCGGGAAGGTGACCTGTTTAGCTCGGTGTGCAGGAGCGAAGGTCGAAGCATTCCGCGCGAATCAGACTTCGATTGATGATTTTCGGAAGCATGTGATAAACTGCGTCTCTTCTGAAGACTGCCACTTGATCACTTCATATCACCGCGGGGCTTTTCTTCAG ACGGGCACTGGTCATTTTTCACCTATAGGCGGATACCACCCTGGGAAAGATATGGCACTTATTCTGGATGTCGCTCGCTTTAAATACCCCCCACATTGGGTTCCACTTCCACTTCTTTGGGAGGCCATGAACACTATTGATGAAGCGACCGGACATCATAGAGG GTTTATGTTAGTTTCCAAGCTTCAGAGAGCACCATCTTTGCTTTATACACTG aGCTGTAAGCATGAGAGTTGGGTTGGCATTTCAACTTACTTACTTGATGAGGTCCCACGCCTTTTGGAGTCTGAGGGTATAAACACAGTGCAGAAAGTCCTCTCAGTTATTTTTACATTCTTACCTTCCAATGTAGGAGAGTTTGTCAAGTGGATCGCAGAGGTTCGGAGGCAAGAAGAAGGGGCAGCAAGGTTAAGCGATGAGGAGAAAGGAAGGCTCACCATTAAG GAAATGGTAATTAAACAGATACATGAGACGGAGATGTTTGCATGTGTCCAAGAGTGGCTATCTTCTGAGAGTCCATGTTGCAGAAAAGCTCTATCCATTCTAGGCTGCAATAATAATCTGCCACAAGTTGCTGCTTGCGTTTGCTGCCAAGGAGCAGAACTTTTGACAGGATGGTTGGGACCTGCAAATGCATTCTGCTGTAAAGAATCATGTGTTAGATCTCTTAATGGGGAAGATTCAAGCACTGTTATTTCAGGTAAAGTTGTTGCTGGCAACTCTGAGCAAGGTGTAGATGTATTGGTTCCGACAGCACAGGTTAAAGGACAGATATGCTGTGATTCAAAGCAGAGTGATATTATAAGAACGCATCCAGAAAGCAGCGATGTTTTGACTGCATTGCTGCTGGCACTTCCACCTACAACATGGATTGTACTCAAGGAAAACCAAGTGCTTAAGAGGATTTCACATTTGGTCTCAATAGAGAATTTACCAATCATTCTTCAGGAGGAG GTTTTACACCTGAGACGGCAGctcctcctccttaagaggTGTAAGGATAACCGATTGGACGAGGAACTTGGTGAGCCATCATAG
- the LOC116252982 gene encoding CRIB domain-containing protein RIC7-like, giving the protein MSVESKIPNSVALRHLDATPAAVTDSAASQQELQLGGQPVSKEKALRLVGPFATDKMGTKMKGLLKGLRYISQIFEPNCKEHEMEIGYPTDVKHVAHIGWDGASVNTPSWMKKFGSASDLPSSPFTLPGAENESTGAVSSLQGLRCTTADVQDKASRGTPGTPKQSRRHQSSGNAATADPSKPTRRHLSNGEPSDAPAAEPSEATKPSRRRLTVGSNEADSPTRDSPKVPKNPRHRRPKGDGSTRSSSRASKLKAASSASTEDDSAKPSEENQLT; this is encoded by the exons ATGTCCGTCGAGTCGAAGATACCGAATTCTGTCGCACTGCGTCATCTAGATGCGACGCCGGCGGCTGTGACCGACTCTGCTGCCTCCCAACAAG AGCTACAGTTGGGTGGGCAGCCGGTATCCAAGGAGAAGGCCCTTCGACTGGTTGGGCCCTTTGCTACAGATAAGATGGGAACCAAAATGAAGGGCCTATTGAAAGGCCTCAGATACATTTCCCAAATCTTCG AACCAAACTGCAAGGAACATGAAATGGAAATTGGGTACCCAACTGATGTTAAGCATGTGGCTCATATTGGATGGGATGGAGCTTCAGTGAACACTCCGAGCTGG ATGAAGAAATTCGGGAGCGCTTCGGATCTCCCATCTTCTCCATTCACTCTTCCTGGAGCAGAAAACGAATCCACAGGCGCCGTGTCCTCTTTACAAG GATTGCGGTGCACCACTGCTGATGTTCAAGACAAGGCAAGCCGCGGAACCCCGGGGACTCCAAAACAGTCACGGCGCCACCAGTCATCTGGTAACGCAGCGACGGCGGACCCTTCGAAACCCACCAGGCGACATCTCTCAAACGGCGAGCCTTCCGATGCACCGGCGGCCGAGCCCTCTGAAGCAACGAAGCCGTCCCGCCGCCGCCTGACTGTGGGCTCGAACGAGGCCGACTCTCCCACGCGAGACTCACCCAAGGTCCCAAAGAACCCTCGCCACAGGAGGCCCAAAGGGGACGGGTCCACGAGGTCCTCCTCCAGGGCATCTAAGCTGAAGGCTGCATCCTCGGCTTCGACCGAAGATGACTCGGCTAAACCTTCCGAGGAGAACCAACTGACTTga